Proteins encoded together in one Cervus canadensis isolate Bull #8, Minnesota chromosome 7, ASM1932006v1, whole genome shotgun sequence window:
- the EHHADH gene encoding peroxisomal bifunctional enzyme — protein sequence MAEFTRLQNSLALIRLRNPPVNAISTTVARGLKESLQKAVTDDTVKAIVICGADGIFCAGADIRQFKTRQNFGIYLGDIVDEIQRNKKPVVAAIQKVALGGGLELALGCHYRIAHAEAQVGFPEVTLGVLPGARGTQLLPRLIGVPAALDLIISGRHVSANEALKLGILDKIVNSDPIEESIKFAQRISGQSPESRRICNMPVPSLPNMDAIFSEALLQVRKRYPGWLSPEACVRAVQAAVQYPYDMGSQKEKELGLYLNTSGQARALQYAFFAERMANKWSTPSRASWKTASGQPISSVGVLGLGTMGRGIVISFAKAQIPVIAVESDKKQLETASKMITSILEKEASKMRQSGHPWSGPKPRLTTSMKELSGVDLVIEAVYEDMNLKKRVFAELSAVCKPEAFLCTNTSALDIDEIASSSDRPHLVIGTHFFSPAHVMKLLEVIPSRFSSPTTIATVMNLSKKIKKIGVVVGNCFGFVGNRMLRSYYDQTYFLLEEGSKPEEIDEVLEEFGFKMGPFRVSDLAGLDIGWKSRKGQGLTGPTLPPGSSARKRGGRRYCPIPDMLCESGRFGQKTGKGWYLYDKPLGRIHKPDPWLSQFLAQYRKTYHIEPRIISRDEILERCLYSLINEAFRILGEGMAAIPEHIDVIYLHGYGWPRHRGGPMFYASTVGLPTVLEKLQKYHRQNPDIPQLEPCDYLKKLASQGNPPLKEWQSLAGPPSSKL from the exons GTGCTGATATTAGACAATTCAAAACTCGTCAGAACTTTGGCATATACCTGGGAGATATAGTAGATGAAATACAGAGAAACAAGAAACCCGTGGTGGCAGCTATCCAAAAGGTGGCTTTAGGAGGGGGACTAGAGCTGGCCCTGGGCTGTCACTATAGAATTGCCCATGCAGAG GCTCAAGTTGGCTTCCCAGAAGTCACACTAGGAGTCCTTCCTGGTGCAAGAGGAACCCAACTTCTCCCCAGACTTATTGGAGTGCCTGCTGCACTTGACTTGATTATCTCAG gAAGACATGTTTCAGCAAATGAAGCACTTAAGCTGGGTATTCTCGATAAAATTGTGAACTCAGACCCAATTGAAGAATCGATCAAATTTGCCCAGAGAATTTCAG gtcAATCTCCAGAATCCCGTAGAATCTGCAACATGCCAGTCCCGAGCTTGCCCAACATGGACGCCATTTTCAGTGAAGCCCTTCTGCAGGTGCGGAAGCGGTACCCTGGGTGGCTATCTCCGGAGGCCTGTGTCCGTGCAGTCCAGGCTGCTGTCCAATATCCATATGACATGGGAAGCCAGAAGGAAAAGGAGCTGGGCCTGTACCTTAATACCTCAGGGCAGGCCAGGGCCCTGCAATATGCTTTCTTTGCTGAGAGGATGGCAAATAAGTGGTCCACTCCCTCCAGGGCTTCCTGGAAAACAGCGTCGGGACAGCCCATCTCCTCTGTTGGCGTTCTCG GCTTAGGAACAATGGGCCGAGGCATTGTCATTTCTTTTGCAAAGGCCCAGATCCCCGTGATTGCGGTAGAATCAGACAAGAAGCAGCTAGAGACTGCAAGCAAAATGATAACCTCCATCTTGGAAAAGGAAGCCTCCAAAATGCGGCAGAGTGGCCACCCCTGGTCAGGACCAAAACCCAGGTTAACTACGTCCATGAAGGAGCTCAGTGGCGTGGATTTAGTCATTGAAGCAGTGTATGAGGACATGAACCTGAAGAAGCGTGTCTTTGCTGAACTATCAGCTGTATGCAAGCCAGAGGCATTTTTATGCACCAACACTTCAGCCCTGGACATTGATGAGATTGCTTCTTCCAGTGACCGTCCTCACTTGGTCATTGGCACCCACTTCTTCTCACCAGCTCATGTCATGAAGTTGTTAGAGGTTATTCCCAGCCGATTCTCTTCCCCCACCACCATTGCCACGGTTATGAATTTAtcaaaaaagattaagaagattGGAGTAGTTGTAGgcaattgttttggatttgttggGAATCGAATGCTGAGGTCTTATTATGATCAGACATACTTCTTATTAGAAGAAGGCAGTAAACCAGAGGAGATAGACGAGGTGCTGGAAGAGTTTGGTTTCAAAATGGGACCTTTTAGAGTGTCTGATCTTGCTGGGTTGGATATAGGTTGGAAATCCCGCAAAGGGCAAGGTCTTACTGGACCTACATTGCCTCCAGGAAGTTCTGCCCGAAAGCGAGGTGGCCGGAGATATTGTCCAATTCCTGATATGCTGTGTGAGTCAGGACGGTTTggtcagaagacaggtaagggcTGGTACCTTTATGATAAGCCCCTGGGGAGGATTCACAAACCTGATCCCTGGCTTTCCCAATTTCTGGCACAGTACAGGAAAACCTATCACATCGAACCACGTATCATTAGCCGGGATGAGATCCTCGAGCGCTGCTTATATTCGCTCATCAATGAGGCATTCCGCATTTTGGGAGAAGGGATGGCGGCTATCCCAGAGCACATTGATGTTATCTATTTACATGGGTATGGATGGCCAAGGCACAGGGGTGGGCCCATGTTCTATGCTTCCACAGTTGGGTTGCCCACGGTGCTAGAGAAGTTGCAGAAATACCACAGGCAGAATCCTGATATTCCCCAACTGGAGCCttgtgactatttaaaaaaactgGCTTCTCAGGGAAACCCTCCTCTGAAAGAGTGGCAAAGCTTGGCAGGACCCCCCAGCAGTAAACTGTGA